The region CTACAGGACGATTATAAGGCCGAGACTGGGGACCGTATTGGCCGGGGCCATAACCATATCCACCTGCGCCGTAGTCAATCCGTCCGCTGATGGGGTCGTAATTGTCCTGATAGTATTGCAACCGTTCAATCAACTTTTGTGGGATGATGCGCACACCCATCCTTGTCAGGTGCTTTGTGATGCTGATGAACTCAGTCACTGCGAACCAAAAAACTACGAACTCACGAAATTTAGCTAAAACAGCGGGGAAATCACCTTGCTCTATGGTGATATCGACCATGTTTGAAACGGCAATGACCACTCCATAAAGTAGAAATTTGAGGCAACCGCGTACAATTCTAGGGTTGTTATATGTTCCATCCCGCAGAGCCAAAGAAACCCCAAGAATAAGGTCCGCAATCATCAGAACCAGAATGGCAGCAAGGGCCATGTCATACCCACCCACCAACCACGAAATACCCGTACAGCAGGTAGATAAAATTGTTTTAACTATGGCATCGCTGAAAAGCTGATTCATTTTCGACCCCGGTTGCCCGCCCCAAGCCCCGCCAGCGGATTGGCGAGACAAGGGGCGGACGGTTGTGGAGATTTATCCGTTAAGCTGGATTTCGACGGTGGGATCGTCGGTGCCAGCGGCTTCGTACACGTATCCGGCATAGGTGTTGTCGGTGGCGGTTGTGGTCAACGCACCGGAACCGATCTCGCCACCCTTGGGATCGCCGTCTGCATCCCAATAGACTTTGGCTCCCTGAAGCAGGACGCCAGTAACCTTGGGCAACGCCCAGACTCTGGTTACAGCGCAAGCCCCTGACTGACCGACCGGGATATCCACGGTAGCCACGCCCATAATCTCGCCGATAACAACGGACTGGCCGGAAAGAATATCCGCAGCGGTGCCGTTGGTGTAAATGATGACTTTGCCGTCACAAATGCAATTCTGTGCCATTTTGATTTGCTCCTTTTGAGATTAGGGCTGCTGGTTAGCCAGTAGCTTTGCCTGTCTTCTGGAGGCCTTCGCGACCCATGGGACCACCGCCGAAGCAGATACGACCTTTGTAGGAAATAGAATCTGTTTTAAAAGAATCGTGTTCGAAAATTTCCGGCTCTTCACGACCACGGAGGAAACCGACGTCAACGGTTTCGACCTGATTAGGATCACCAGCTAGATAACGCGCACCCTCTTTATCAAGAGCGGGATCGGAAATGATTTCGAGCTTTCCGGCGTTGGGGTTATGGACCCCAGCGGAAAGATTCGCTTCGGGCAGAGCCGTGGAACGCAGAAGAATTTCTGCATTTGTTTCCATAGTGGTGGGGACGACCAAATATTTAGGAGTAACGTAGAGAGGATCGCCGTTCTCGTCCTTCTGGGTACGCATTTTAGCGCGAGAATCAGCCAGCGAAGCAGACGTCAAGTCACAACCATCAAGTAAGTTGCCAGCCCCTGCATAGAAAAGAGGGTATCCGTCGGACATGTTCGGGTTGGAAATAATCATATCCCAAACAATCTTATTCAGAACCTTTGCCGCAGAAGAACCGAGCTTCTGCGGAATTTTGGTAAACAGGCTCAGATCGTCGTCAGTAATCATTTCAAAAGTCAGAGAAATAATGCGTCCGTATTTAGCAATCTGGAAACTTTCCTGAACATCCTTGAGGTAGGTTTCTTTGTATTCGCCGTTTTCCTTAACTTCGCGGAAGTCACCAGCATCTTTGAGCGCAACCCCGTACTGTTTTTTGAAATTGCTCACCGGAACAATGTTAACCAGCGGGCGCCAATTCTGGGGGATAGCCTGAAAAGACTTCAACACCCGAATATTAGAAACATCCATGAAAATGGATTTAAAATCGCTAGTGGAAGTCGGAGCACCAGCAGAAAGCTCAAGGATTTTCTGGGCAAGCTGATCAGGAGCCAGCGTGGAAGCGTCAACATTCATGCGGGAAAGGCACTGACGCGCCAGTTCATGAATGGGCATGAAGCGGAACTTTTCATAACCGGGTGCAGGCTTGTCATCACCTTCAAAACGTCCACCAAGGCGAGCGACAAGACCGTGCACAGCGGCAAGGCGGAACTTATCAGCCTCATCAGCCCCCATCTCAACACGACCCATTGCAGCGGGACCATTCTTTTTCCCAGCAAGCTCGAACATCTGCCGGGTCAGCTCGGCCATAGTGTTTCCGGCCTTGATGCCATCGGCGAGATCGTCAAGCGAAAGACCCAGCTGCGCGGCATTCTGGCCGAGAAGCAAAGTATCAGTAGCGGAAAGGGTTGCCACCGGAGCGGGATCAGCTGTAGGAATAACCGGCTGTTCGCCACCGGGCTGCTGCGCGCCGAAACCTGCCTTGGCTGCTGCCAATTCAGCCTTAGCTTTCGCGTAAGCTGCCTTTGCTCCCTCAAGGTCATTGTTCAGAGTGGCAGTGGTGCCGGGTTCGGGATCACCTTCGAAGGTGGGAACGGTAATGATGCCAGCGTCCTCGATCTTTGCCAGAAAAGCCTTTGCGGCTTCGTCAGTTGCTTCGGCACTGAGGCCGAGCGAAACCAGCCATTTTTTTAATCTTGCGTCCATGCGGACCTCCTTATTTTTGCGGGGTCCAGTCATGGAGATACCCGCGGTGTCATCGTCAGCACCGAATGTGCAGAACGAAACTTCAAAAACACTTGATTTAAGCCAGACATCAATGGGGCCGGTTACGGTCTGCCCGTTGACCTCGTATGTCTCTCCTTCTGCAATTTCCAAAACCTGCAGGGCACGGACTCCGATGGAGCACTGCCACGGGAAATCCTGATCAGCGCAGTTTAAAACCTCTTCCGCTGCGGCAGTTCCTTTGAGGAAATAGCCGTCAGCAATAAAGCCGTTATCACTGGCTTCTGTTTTATCGATCACACCAACCCGCTGATTGGTGTAGTGGTCCAGCAGCGAAGGCATTTTTGCTTTTTCCGCTTTGATGCCATCAAGAGAGATGATGAAACGCCCCCAGAAACCCCAGTCGATCTCTTTCCCGGTGTAACCGAGCATGGAAAAACGGCGCGGGGTTTCGGCTTCATTCCCTTTTGGTTCGGCCTTCAAAAACCGGACATCACCGCGCAAGTGGGCGATGTTGTCATCTGCAAAAGCGGTTAACCGGGCCTGATTCCAGAACCCGGAACACTGCGCCATGGAATTTTCAGCACGGCACCGCTTTAAAAAATCCTGTTTTGCCTCGTCCTTATTAGGCAGCAAGTGCGACATCATCCGCCTCCAGCAGTTTAATTTCTTTCAAACGCTCTGTTTCCTGTTCGAGCTTGTCCGCCACCTCAAAAAAATCCTTGCCCTGCTTGGCGCAGGCTTCCTGCCTGCTGGTAATGCCGAGTTGGATTTCAAGTTCTGTGGCCCTGGAATCCTTGAGCGGATCAATCCATGCCCAGCCGGGATTCTGCCAAGTGACCGGAACTTCATTATCCAGCGCACCGGAAAAAAGACCGGTCATACGCAGGAAGGAAATAAATTTTTCCCAGATGGGATCGTTAAAACGCTCATTGATGAAATTTTGCAGAACCTCGTAACCGCGCCGTTCCAGCAGGGTGCCGGAACGCGCGGAAGAATAAGAAGCATCGGTAAAATCGTTAGA is a window of Maridesulfovibrio sp. DNA encoding:
- a CDS encoding phage holin family protein — its product is MNQLFSDAIVKTILSTCCTGISWLVGGYDMALAAILVLMIADLILGVSLALRDGTYNNPRIVRGCLKFLLYGVVIAVSNMVDITIEQGDFPAVLAKFREFVVFWFAVTEFISITKHLTRMGVRIIPQKLIERLQYYQDNYDPISGRIDYGAGGYGYGPGQYGPQSRPYNRPVAHKNNSSSGPAGANDEELYG
- a CDS encoding DUF2190 family protein; the encoded protein is MAQNCICDGKVIIYTNGTAADILSGQSVVIGEIMGVATVDIPVGQSGACAVTRVWALPKVTGVLLQGAKVYWDADGDPKGGEIGSGALTTTATDNTYAGYVYEAAGTDDPTVEIQLNG
- a CDS encoding Mu-like prophage major head subunit gpT family protein, which translates into the protein MMSHLLPNKDEAKQDFLKRCRAENSMAQCSGFWNQARLTAFADDNIAHLRGDVRFLKAEPKGNEAETPRRFSMLGYTGKEIDWGFWGRFIISLDGIKAEKAKMPSLLDHYTNQRVGVIDKTEASDNGFIADGYFLKGTAAAEEVLNCADQDFPWQCSIGVRALQVLEIAEGETYEVNGQTVTGPIDVWLKSSVFEVSFCTFGADDDTAGISMTGPRKNKEVRMDARLKKWLVSLGLSAEATDEAAKAFLAKIEDAGIITVPTFEGDPEPGTTATLNNDLEGAKAAYAKAKAELAAAKAGFGAQQPGGEQPVIPTADPAPVATLSATDTLLLGQNAAQLGLSLDDLADGIKAGNTMAELTRQMFELAGKKNGPAAMGRVEMGADEADKFRLAAVHGLVARLGGRFEGDDKPAPGYEKFRFMPIHELARQCLSRMNVDASTLAPDQLAQKILELSAGAPTSTSDFKSIFMDVSNIRVLKSFQAIPQNWRPLVNIVPVSNFKKQYGVALKDAGDFREVKENGEYKETYLKDVQESFQIAKYGRIISLTFEMITDDDLSLFTKIPQKLGSSAAKVLNKIVWDMIISNPNMSDGYPLFYAGAGNLLDGCDLTSASLADSRAKMRTQKDENGDPLYVTPKYLVVPTTMETNAEILLRSTALPEANLSAGVHNPNAGKLEIISDPALDKEGARYLAGDPNQVETVDVGFLRGREEPEIFEHDSFKTDSISYKGRICFGGGPMGREGLQKTGKATG